One genomic region from Actinocatenispora thailandica encodes:
- a CDS encoding hemolysin family protein — MSVGALVVTVVLLAGNAFFVAGEFAIIASRRTQIEAEAGRSRRGRWTLSAMSQLPLMVAGTQLGVTICSLGLGAAAEPAFARLLRIPFEAVHVPDGLVHPVSFVLALAIVTYLHTVLGEMVPKNLTLVGPERAVLWLAPPLLGFCTITRPVLMAVQWLARLVLKLFRIEPPDEAKSVFNADEFAGLVSESRTEGLLAEPEHARLAGALALGRLTAADALLPWMDVVAVPDDISPAALELTANRTHRSRFPVVARSSRRVLGFIHVKDVLEVTGPARRKPLPATAIRPLPVVAPNRTLADLLLSMRRGRHHIALVGTEGAPIGIVTLDDVLSAVVGTSESAAPRTR; from the coding sequence GTGAGTGTCGGGGCGCTGGTCGTCACGGTGGTGCTGCTGGCCGGCAACGCGTTCTTCGTGGCCGGCGAGTTCGCCATCATCGCCTCCCGGCGTACCCAGATCGAGGCGGAGGCGGGCCGATCGCGGCGCGGCCGGTGGACGCTGTCCGCGATGAGCCAGCTGCCGCTGATGGTGGCCGGTACCCAGCTGGGCGTGACGATCTGCTCGCTGGGGCTGGGTGCCGCGGCCGAGCCGGCGTTCGCCCGGCTGCTGCGGATCCCGTTCGAGGCGGTGCACGTACCGGACGGGTTGGTGCATCCGGTGTCGTTCGTGCTGGCGCTCGCGATCGTCACCTACCTGCACACGGTGCTGGGCGAGATGGTGCCGAAGAACCTGACCCTGGTCGGGCCGGAACGCGCGGTGCTGTGGCTGGCGCCGCCGCTGCTCGGGTTCTGCACGATCACCCGCCCGGTGCTGATGGCCGTGCAGTGGCTGGCCCGGCTGGTACTCAAGCTGTTCCGGATCGAGCCGCCGGACGAGGCGAAGTCGGTCTTCAACGCCGACGAGTTCGCCGGGCTGGTCAGCGAGTCGCGTACCGAGGGGCTGCTGGCCGAGCCGGAGCACGCCCGGCTCGCCGGCGCGCTGGCGCTGGGCCGGCTGACCGCGGCCGACGCGCTGCTGCCGTGGATGGACGTGGTGGCGGTGCCGGACGACATCTCACCGGCGGCGCTGGAGCTGACCGCGAACCGCACCCACCGGTCCCGGTTCCCGGTGGTGGCCCGGTCGTCCCGCCGGGTGCTCGGGTTCATCCACGTCAAGGACGTGCTGGAGGTGACCGGCCCGGCCCGGCGCAAGCCGCTGCCGGCGACCGCGATCCGGCCGCTGCCGGTGGTGGCACCGAACCGGACGCTCGCCGACCTGCTGCTGTCGATGCGCCGCGGCCGGCACCACATCGCCCTGGTCGGTACCGAGGGTGCGCCCATCGGCATCGTCACCCTCGACGACGTGCTGTCCGCCGTCGTCGGTACCTCCGAGTCCGCCGCCCCCCGAACCCGCTGA
- a CDS encoding N-acetylmuramoyl-L-alanine amidase: MHRPPSRRLAAAFAATAGLVALVPAAAGTAAPAPTATGADRQQQFAAAAARHHVPLSVLLGVSYLESRWDAHPGQPSSAGGYGPMHLTDVSRVAAPTARGDARGDGARPMTTPARPAGTTDDPALHTMDAAAALTGASTSTLRTDPAANIDAGAALLADYQRQLGATGSAAADWYGAVARYSGATDAAGAREFADEVYQVIRDGEARRTDSGDPVRLAAQPSVAPKTGQLAALHLAEAKADADTPKPACPASMDCDFVPAAYALNSADKADYGNYDTADRPSKLKIQYIVIHDNEGYYNGTLSWFQNPAAYAAAHYELRSSDGHVTQMVRNTDVAWQAGNWYINAHSIGIEHEGFAATGATWYTEAMYRQSAKLVRYLAAKYRIPLDRQHIIGHDNVPATTAGGIRNMHWDPGPYWDWNHYMELVRGHTQRGSRHGGLVTISPDFATNQQPVTGCDKSGSGTPCAAQGTNFVYLHTGPSADSPLVSDPGLHAGPGTTDIADWAARAVDGQQFALAGRSGDWTAIWYAGVKAWFLDPHRSRTATAAHGFVATPKRGATVPIYGKAYPEASAYDGTAVPVQSVTDLGYTMSAGQRYPLGLTNVVTDYYYAKTIDSSLPDDHTVVVGHDRYYEIQFGHRIGFVRADQVTVRPV, translated from the coding sequence ATGCACCGACCGCCATCCCGAAGACTCGCCGCCGCGTTCGCGGCCACCGCCGGCCTGGTCGCCCTGGTACCGGCAGCGGCCGGTACGGCGGCGCCGGCGCCGACCGCGACCGGGGCCGACCGGCAGCAGCAGTTCGCCGCCGCCGCGGCCCGCCACCACGTGCCGCTGTCCGTCCTGCTGGGAGTCTCCTACCTGGAGTCCCGGTGGGACGCGCACCCGGGCCAGCCGAGCAGCGCCGGCGGGTACGGCCCGATGCACCTGACCGACGTGTCCCGGGTCGCCGCGCCGACCGCGCGCGGCGACGCCCGTGGCGACGGTGCGCGGCCGATGACCACGCCGGCCCGGCCGGCCGGTACCACCGACGACCCGGCGCTGCACACGATGGACGCGGCCGCCGCGCTGACCGGGGCGAGCACCAGCACCCTGCGGACCGACCCGGCGGCCAACATCGACGCCGGTGCCGCGCTGCTCGCCGACTACCAGCGGCAGCTCGGCGCGACGGGCAGCGCCGCCGCCGACTGGTACGGCGCGGTCGCCCGCTACTCCGGCGCCACCGACGCGGCCGGCGCGCGCGAGTTCGCCGACGAGGTGTACCAGGTCATCCGCGACGGCGAGGCCCGCCGCACGGACAGCGGCGACCCGGTACGGCTGGCCGCGCAGCCGTCGGTGGCCCCGAAGACCGGCCAGCTCGCGGCGCTGCACCTGGCCGAGGCGAAGGCCGACGCGGACACCCCGAAGCCGGCGTGCCCGGCCAGCATGGACTGCGACTTCGTGCCGGCCGCCTACGCGCTGAACAGCGCGGACAAGGCCGACTACGGCAACTACGACACCGCGGACCGGCCGAGCAAGCTGAAGATCCAGTACATCGTCATCCACGACAACGAGGGCTACTACAACGGCACCCTGAGCTGGTTCCAGAACCCGGCGGCGTACGCGGCGGCGCACTACGAGCTGCGCAGCTCCGACGGCCACGTGACGCAGATGGTGCGCAACACCGACGTCGCCTGGCAGGCCGGCAACTGGTACATCAACGCGCACTCGATCGGCATCGAGCACGAGGGGTTCGCCGCCACCGGCGCGACCTGGTACACCGAGGCGATGTACCGGCAGTCCGCGAAGCTGGTGCGCTACCTCGCCGCGAAGTACCGGATCCCGCTGGACCGGCAGCACATCATCGGGCACGACAACGTACCGGCCACCACCGCCGGCGGGATCCGGAACATGCACTGGGACCCGGGCCCCTACTGGGACTGGAACCACTACATGGAGCTGGTGCGCGGGCACACCCAGCGCGGCAGCCGGCACGGCGGCCTGGTGACGATCTCGCCCGACTTCGCCACCAACCAGCAGCCGGTCACCGGGTGCGACAAGTCCGGTTCCGGCACCCCGTGCGCGGCGCAGGGCACCAACTTCGTCTACCTGCACACCGGGCCGAGCGCCGACTCGCCGCTGGTGTCCGACCCGGGCCTGCACGCCGGCCCCGGTACCACCGACATCGCCGACTGGGCGGCCCGCGCGGTCGACGGCCAGCAGTTCGCGCTCGCCGGCCGGTCCGGTGACTGGACCGCGATCTGGTACGCGGGGGTCAAGGCGTGGTTCCTCGACCCGCACCGCAGCCGCACCGCGACCGCGGCGCACGGGTTCGTCGCGACGCCGAAGCGCGGCGCCACGGTGCCGATCTACGGCAAGGCGTACCCGGAGGCGAGCGCCTACGACGGCACGGCCGTGCCGGTGCAGTCGGTCACCGATCTCGGCTACACGATGAGCGCCGGGCAGCGCTACCCGCTGGGGTTGACCAACGTGGTCACCGATTACTACTACGCGAAGACGATCGACAGTTCGTTGCCGGACGACCACACCGTCGTGGTCGGGCACGACCGGTACTACGAGATCCAGTTCGGGCACCGGATCGGCTTCGTCCGCGCCGACCAGGTGACGGTACGGCCCGTGTAA
- a CDS encoding N-acetylmuramoyl-L-alanine amidase, whose protein sequence is MRRIVRVAAVAAAGVLGAGAMATGAGAQDTPGTARRQAEFAAAASRAGVPADVLLAVSYQETRWEAHGGAPSTSGAYGPMALTDVAAATRGAKGTAPERSQRGDGVVRPSAAAGGSTADGAARHTARTAAALLGVDPATVRGDEASNIDGGAALLAKYARDLGHGSLPGDVGGWYGAVAKYAQATTEQGAQSFADSVYATIAAGAHATTADGQRLTLTARKVTPKRAEVAELGLPKPASSRRPECPRVLDCDFVPAAYQLDGDGSNPRNYGNYDVADRPKQVKIDTIVLHDTEETFSDTLDTFTNPASYVSAHYVVRSNDGHVTQMVPTKDVAWQAGNWYINSHSIGIEQEGFAVQGATWFTEPLYHSTAALVRYLAAKYDVPLDRQHILGHENVPGISAAGIPGMHWDPGPFWDWNHFMNLLGRPTIPLPGRHVVTIDPRFAANRQQVRDCEQNQPVAEQGSSFVWLRTGPSDDAPLFDDPGLDPQQTGGTDCAADWGDKASAGQQYVVAGRHGKWIAIWYDGAKVWFDGTRAASPSRALVVRPKPGKDSIPTYGVAYPEKSAFPADIPPVSISPLTYTIHSGQSYVYGGRAVTDYYYAKTIDDSIPGDHTDVHGHDRYLRIQLGHRIAFVNAADVVVVPA, encoded by the coding sequence GTGCGACGCATCGTTCGAGTTGCCGCGGTCGCCGCGGCCGGAGTGCTCGGCGCCGGGGCCATGGCCACCGGCGCCGGCGCGCAGGACACGCCCGGGACCGCCCGGCGCCAGGCCGAGTTCGCCGCGGCGGCGAGCCGCGCCGGAGTACCGGCCGACGTGCTGCTCGCGGTGTCCTACCAGGAGACGCGCTGGGAGGCGCACGGCGGCGCGCCGAGCACCTCGGGCGCGTACGGGCCGATGGCGCTCACCGACGTGGCCGCCGCGACCCGGGGCGCGAAGGGCACCGCGCCGGAGCGGAGCCAGCGCGGTGACGGCGTGGTCCGCCCGAGCGCCGCGGCCGGCGGCAGCACCGCCGACGGCGCCGCCCGGCACACCGCCCGTACCGCGGCTGCGCTGCTCGGGGTGGATCCGGCGACGGTGCGCGGCGACGAGGCCAGCAACATCGACGGCGGCGCCGCGCTGCTCGCGAAGTACGCCCGCGACCTGGGGCACGGCAGCCTGCCCGGCGACGTCGGCGGCTGGTACGGCGCGGTCGCGAAGTACGCGCAGGCAACCACGGAGCAGGGCGCGCAGAGCTTCGCCGACTCGGTGTACGCGACCATCGCCGCCGGCGCGCACGCCACCACCGCGGACGGCCAGCGCCTGACGTTGACCGCCCGCAAGGTGACGCCGAAGCGCGCCGAGGTGGCGGAGCTGGGCCTGCCGAAGCCGGCCAGCAGCCGCCGGCCGGAGTGCCCGCGGGTGCTCGACTGCGACTTCGTACCGGCCGCGTACCAGCTCGACGGCGACGGCTCGAACCCGCGCAACTACGGCAACTACGACGTCGCCGACCGGCCGAAGCAGGTCAAGATCGACACGATCGTGCTGCACGACACCGAGGAGACGTTCTCCGACACCCTCGACACGTTCACCAACCCGGCGAGCTACGTGTCCGCGCACTACGTGGTCCGGTCCAACGACGGGCACGTGACGCAGATGGTGCCCACCAAGGACGTGGCCTGGCAGGCCGGCAACTGGTACATCAACTCGCACTCGATCGGCATCGAGCAGGAGGGGTTCGCGGTCCAGGGCGCGACCTGGTTCACCGAGCCGCTGTACCACTCGACCGCGGCGCTGGTCCGTTACCTCGCCGCGAAGTACGACGTGCCGCTGGACCGGCAGCACATCCTCGGCCACGAGAACGTGCCGGGCATCAGCGCCGCCGGCATCCCGGGCATGCACTGGGACCCGGGCCCGTTCTGGGACTGGAACCACTTCATGAACCTGCTCGGCCGGCCGACGATCCCGCTGCCGGGACGGCACGTCGTGACGATCGACCCGCGGTTCGCGGCGAACAGGCAGCAGGTGCGCGACTGCGAGCAGAACCAGCCGGTGGCCGAGCAGGGCAGCTCGTTCGTCTGGCTGCGTACCGGGCCGAGCGACGACGCGCCGCTGTTCGACGACCCGGGGCTGGACCCGCAGCAGACCGGCGGTACCGACTGCGCCGCCGACTGGGGCGACAAGGCCAGCGCCGGCCAGCAGTACGTGGTGGCCGGGCGGCACGGCAAGTGGATCGCGATCTGGTACGACGGGGCGAAGGTGTGGTTCGACGGCACCCGCGCGGCGTCGCCGTCCCGGGCGCTGGTGGTCCGGCCGAAGCCGGGTAAGGACAGCATCCCGACCTACGGCGTCGCCTACCCGGAGAAGTCCGCCTTCCCGGCCGACATCCCCCCGGTGAGCATCAGCCCGCTCACCTACACCATCCACTCCGGACAGTCCTATGTGTACGGAGGCCGGGCGGTCACCGACTACTACTACGCGAAGACGATCGACGACAGCATCCCGGGCGATCACACCGACGTGCACGGCCACGACCGGTACCTGCGCATCCAGCTGGGCCACCGGATCGCGTTCGTGAACGCCGCCGACGTGGTCGTCGTCCCCGCCTGA
- a CDS encoding (Fe-S)-binding protein — protein sequence MHALQIVATAVAWLVFAGAVVMAVRAARYFVRLFRVGASDPSRFVAKGQRTATMLREILGHTRMLKWTRVGVAHWFVMVAFGSLLFTIVEAFGEVSNPRFEWPVIGHWTVYGLLMELIAGLCWVAITVLIIIRQVNLPRRRSRSRFLGSTAWQAYYVEWTIFAICASIFAIRTFKIAAGDFPYPTWATPLSHAFGSIFTGMSTDTALTLVTVCALVKLLVSWVWFIVIGLNLTMGVAWHRFLAFFNIFFKRNSDGAAALGPLRPMMADGKPLDFEEADPEKDPFGVAQVEQFSWKGLLDFTTCTECGRCQSQCPAWNTGKPLSPKLMILSLRDHAHAKAPYLLAGGGKDATGEEKASQEQLAGVDALALAEADRPLIGGPDENGVIDPDVLWSCTTCGACVEQCPVDIEHVDHIVDMRRYQVLIESSFPTEAGVMLRNLENKGNPWGANPNTREDWTKSLDFEIPRVGSDEAADFEYLYWVGCAGAFDDRAKKTAKSVATLLHEAGVRFAILGEGETCTGDPARRMGNEFVFQMLAQQNVETLNEAFEGREKAQRKIVASCAHCFNTLAREYEQLGGEYAVVHHTQLLADLVSAGRLTPVTPVDGGVTYHDPCYLGRHNRIFEPPRELVGAAAGNGTAGDGAAGGLTEMPRFAERSFCCGAGGARMWMEERIGKRINVERVEEARSTGAKTLAVACPFCMTMMSDGVNATKPDGVDAEDDIEVLDVATVLLRSIQPAERGGAPAQHG from the coding sequence ATGCACGCGCTCCAGATCGTCGCCACCGCGGTGGCCTGGCTGGTGTTCGCCGGCGCCGTCGTGATGGCCGTCCGTGCCGCGCGATACTTCGTCCGGCTGTTCCGGGTCGGCGCGAGCGACCCGAGCCGGTTCGTCGCCAAGGGCCAACGCACCGCGACCATGCTGCGCGAGATCCTCGGCCACACCCGGATGCTCAAGTGGACCCGGGTCGGCGTCGCGCACTGGTTCGTGATGGTCGCGTTCGGCTCCCTGCTGTTCACCATCGTCGAGGCGTTCGGCGAGGTGTCCAACCCGCGGTTCGAGTGGCCGGTGATCGGCCACTGGACGGTGTACGGCCTGCTCATGGAGCTGATCGCCGGCCTGTGCTGGGTCGCGATCACGGTGCTGATCATCATCCGCCAGGTGAACCTGCCGCGCCGGCGCAGCCGGTCGCGGTTCCTCGGCTCCACCGCCTGGCAGGCGTACTACGTGGAGTGGACGATCTTCGCGATCTGCGCGTCGATCTTCGCCATCCGCACCTTCAAGATCGCCGCCGGCGACTTCCCGTACCCGACCTGGGCGACGCCGCTGTCGCACGCGTTCGGCTCGATCTTCACCGGCATGTCCACCGACACCGCGCTCACCCTGGTCACGGTCTGCGCCCTGGTCAAACTGCTGGTGTCGTGGGTGTGGTTCATCGTCATCGGGCTGAACCTGACGATGGGTGTCGCCTGGCACCGGTTCCTCGCGTTCTTCAACATCTTCTTCAAGCGCAACTCCGACGGTGCCGCCGCGCTCGGCCCGCTGCGGCCGATGATGGCCGACGGCAAGCCGCTCGACTTCGAGGAGGCCGACCCGGAGAAGGACCCGTTCGGGGTGGCGCAGGTCGAGCAGTTCAGCTGGAAGGGCCTGCTCGACTTCACCACCTGTACCGAGTGCGGCCGGTGCCAGTCGCAGTGCCCGGCCTGGAACACCGGTAAGCCGCTGTCACCGAAGCTGATGATCCTGTCGCTGCGCGACCACGCGCACGCGAAGGCGCCCTACCTGCTCGCCGGCGGCGGCAAGGACGCCACCGGCGAGGAGAAGGCGAGCCAGGAACAGCTGGCCGGGGTGGACGCGCTGGCGCTCGCCGAGGCGGACCGCCCACTGATCGGCGGCCCGGACGAGAACGGCGTCATCGACCCGGACGTGCTGTGGTCCTGCACCACCTGCGGCGCCTGCGTCGAACAGTGCCCGGTGGACATCGAGCACGTCGACCACATCGTCGACATGCGCCGCTACCAGGTGCTGATCGAGTCGAGCTTCCCCACCGAGGCCGGCGTGATGCTGCGCAACCTGGAGAACAAGGGCAACCCGTGGGGTGCGAACCCCAACACCCGGGAGGACTGGACCAAGTCGCTCGACTTCGAGATCCCGCGGGTGGGGAGCGACGAGGCCGCGGACTTCGAGTACCTGTACTGGGTGGGCTGCGCCGGCGCGTTCGACGACCGGGCGAAGAAGACCGCGAAGTCGGTGGCCACCCTGCTGCACGAGGCGGGCGTCAGGTTCGCGATCCTGGGCGAGGGCGAGACCTGCACCGGTGATCCGGCCCGGCGGATGGGCAACGAGTTCGTGTTCCAGATGCTCGCCCAGCAGAACGTGGAGACGCTGAACGAGGCGTTCGAGGGCCGGGAGAAGGCGCAGCGCAAGATCGTCGCGTCCTGCGCGCACTGCTTCAACACGCTGGCCCGGGAGTACGAGCAGCTCGGCGGCGAGTACGCGGTGGTGCACCACACGCAGTTGCTGGCCGACCTGGTGTCCGCCGGCCGGCTCACCCCGGTCACCCCGGTCGACGGCGGTGTCACCTACCACGACCCGTGCTACCTGGGCCGGCACAACCGGATCTTCGAGCCGCCGCGCGAACTCGTCGGTGCCGCCGCCGGCAACGGTACGGCCGGGGACGGCGCGGCGGGCGGGCTGACCGAGATGCCACGGTTCGCGGAGCGCTCGTTCTGCTGCGGCGCCGGTGGCGCCCGGATGTGGATGGAAGAGCGGATCGGCAAGCGGATCAACGTGGAGCGGGTCGAGGAGGCCCGCTCGACCGGGGCGAAGACGCTCGCGGTGGCCTGCCCGTTCTGCATGACGATGATGTCCGACGGGGTGAACGCCACCAAGCCGGACGGGGTGGACGCCGAGGACGACATCGAGGTGCTCGACGTCGCGACCGTGTTGCTGCGCTCCATCCAGCCGGCCGAGCGCGGTGGCGCGCCGGCACAGCACGGGTAA
- a CDS encoding DUF2254 domain-containing protein gives MSWRTRWRVYEYLRNTLWIVPFGCVVLAVVLAVVMPDVDRHTTATIGIRFGSDAARGVLGAVASGMITFTGFVFSILLLAVQFGSNQFSPRMLRRFLRDPTTKMALGTFMATFVYALMVLRVVGTGNDANFVPDNSISVGLLLLLLSMLMFLRLLSRTTQGLRVAAVLADLGRDARRVMDRMYPDPAGATESPGPEPGDPARAVGYRGGPAIVQSVDLPSLVERARQADAVIEFVPRFGDLVADGAPLFRLYGDRAAAIGDDWLRSTVATGDERNLRHDPAFAFRLLADISAKALSPGVNDPTTSGQALDQIELLLRQIGGRRLGPGVGVDATGSVRVRYRVPSWEDYLSLAIDETRQFGAGSIQVVRRLRALLRNVRAAVPEIRWPAIDAELATLNASAGRMFHEESDRLVAAASDGQGLGATDDPGPPPPSAA, from the coding sequence GTGTCATGGCGTACTCGCTGGCGGGTCTACGAGTACCTGCGCAACACGCTGTGGATCGTCCCGTTCGGGTGCGTCGTGCTGGCCGTGGTGTTGGCGGTCGTCATGCCCGACGTCGACCGGCACACCACCGCCACGATCGGGATCCGGTTCGGCTCGGACGCCGCCCGCGGCGTGCTGGGGGCCGTCGCCAGCGGCATGATCACCTTCACCGGTTTCGTCTTCTCGATCCTGCTGCTGGCCGTGCAGTTCGGTTCGAACCAGTTCTCGCCGCGGATGTTGCGGCGGTTCCTGCGCGATCCGACCACCAAGATGGCGCTCGGCACCTTCATGGCGACCTTCGTGTACGCGCTGATGGTGTTGCGCGTGGTGGGCACCGGGAACGATGCGAACTTCGTCCCGGACAACTCGATCTCGGTCGGGCTGCTCCTTCTGCTGTTGAGCATGCTGATGTTCCTGCGGCTGCTCAGCCGCACCACGCAGGGGCTGCGGGTGGCCGCGGTGCTCGCCGATCTCGGCCGCGACGCGCGGCGGGTGATGGACCGGATGTACCCGGATCCGGCCGGGGCCACCGAGTCGCCCGGCCCGGAACCCGGAGACCCGGCGCGGGCCGTCGGTTACCGCGGTGGTCCGGCGATCGTGCAGAGCGTCGACCTGCCGAGCCTGGTCGAGCGGGCCCGGCAGGCCGACGCGGTGATCGAGTTCGTGCCCCGGTTCGGTGACCTGGTCGCCGACGGGGCACCGCTGTTCCGGCTGTACGGGGACCGCGCCGCCGCCATCGGCGACGACTGGCTGCGCTCGACGGTGGCGACCGGCGACGAGCGGAACCTCCGGCACGATCCGGCGTTCGCCTTCCGCCTGCTCGCGGACATCTCGGCCAAGGCGCTGTCGCCGGGTGTGAACGACCCGACGACGTCGGGCCAGGCGCTCGACCAGATCGAGCTGCTGTTGCGGCAGATCGGTGGCCGCCGGCTCGGACCGGGCGTCGGTGTCGACGCCACCGGCTCGGTCCGGGTCCGGTACCGGGTGCCGTCCTGGGAGGACTACCTGAGCCTGGCGATCGACGAGACCCGCCAGTTCGGCGCCGGCTCGATCCAGGTGGTGCGCCGGCTACGCGCGCTGCTGCGCAACGTTCGCGCCGCGGTCCCGGAAATCCGGTGGCCGGCGATCGACGCGGAGCTGGCGACGTTGAACGCGTCCGCCGGACGGATGTTCCACGAGGAGTCGGACCGGCTCGTCGCGGCGGCCAGCGACGGGCAGGGCCTCGGCGCGACCGACGACCCGGGCCCGCCGCCGCCGTCGGCTGCCTGA
- a CDS encoding hemolysin family protein, with amino-acid sequence MITLSTVLPLAAFVLLTGANAFFVVAEYALVTADRATIERQATGGDRRARQVLAAFRRLSFQLSGAQLGVTLSALLTGYLAQPALARLLRPLFDGLGGEVAANIAAVLALVIATLFSMLFGELIPKNATLARPMGAVRAVTPILRGFSAVFGWLIRILNGSANAVVRRFGVQPQEELASARSAEELGLLAAMSARAGALPRETAMLVQRTIRFGDKRAAEAMTPRVDVVALPAESTVTDMLALANESGRSRFPVYVDTLDSIVGVAVISDVLAVPPDQRRATLVRRYAREPVFVPESLRLDKVLEALRQGGRDLAVVVDEYGGTDGVVSLEDLVEELVGDIEDEYDRPEEESASAQAVEITAPGVDPAKLVPGVLRADELYEQCGFRLPDGPYETLAGFVLAQLGHIPVAGESAEHDGWEFTVTSVEKHRIEQVRVQPPVGWEPPSEYVPQDPS; translated from the coding sequence GTGATCACGCTGTCGACGGTTCTACCGCTGGCCGCATTCGTGCTGCTCACCGGGGCGAACGCCTTCTTCGTGGTGGCCGAGTACGCGCTGGTGACAGCAGACCGGGCCACCATCGAGCGGCAGGCGACCGGCGGCGACCGGCGGGCCCGGCAGGTACTCGCGGCGTTTCGCCGGCTGTCGTTCCAGCTGTCCGGGGCGCAGCTGGGGGTCACGCTGTCCGCGCTGCTGACCGGCTACCTGGCCCAGCCCGCGCTGGCGAGGCTGCTCCGGCCGCTGTTCGACGGCCTGGGTGGCGAGGTCGCGGCGAACATCGCCGCGGTGCTGGCGCTGGTGATCGCGACGCTGTTCTCGATGCTGTTCGGTGAGCTGATCCCGAAGAACGCGACGCTGGCCCGGCCGATGGGCGCGGTTCGGGCGGTGACCCCGATCCTGCGCGGCTTCTCGGCGGTTTTCGGGTGGCTGATCCGGATCCTGAACGGCTCGGCGAACGCGGTGGTGCGCCGGTTCGGGGTGCAGCCGCAGGAGGAGCTGGCGAGCGCCCGGTCCGCGGAGGAGCTGGGGTTGCTGGCCGCGATGTCGGCGCGGGCCGGGGCGCTGCCGCGGGAGACCGCGATGCTGGTGCAGCGGACGATCCGGTTCGGTGACAAGCGGGCGGCGGAGGCGATGACGCCCCGGGTCGACGTGGTGGCGCTGCCGGCCGAGTCGACCGTCACCGACATGCTGGCGCTGGCCAACGAGTCGGGGCGCAGCCGCTTCCCGGTGTACGTGGACACGCTCGACTCGATCGTCGGGGTCGCGGTCATCTCCGACGTGCTCGCGGTACCGCCGGATCAGCGGCGGGCCACGCTGGTCCGGCGCTACGCGCGCGAGCCGGTCTTCGTGCCGGAGAGCCTGCGGCTGGACAAGGTGCTGGAGGCGCTGCGGCAGGGCGGTCGCGACCTGGCCGTGGTGGTCGACGAGTACGGCGGTACCGACGGCGTGGTGAGCCTGGAGGACCTGGTCGAGGAACTCGTCGGCGACATCGAGGACGAGTACGACCGGCCGGAGGAGGAGTCGGCGTCGGCGCAGGCGGTGGAGATCACCGCGCCCGGTGTCGACCCGGCGAAGCTGGTGCCCGGCGTGTTGCGCGCCGACGAGCTGTACGAGCAGTGCGGCTTCCGGCTGCCCGACGGGCCGTACGAGACGCTCGCCGGGTTCGTGCTGGCCCAGCTGGGGCACATCCCGGTCGCCGGGGAGAGCGCCGAGCACGACGGCTGGGAGTTCACCGTCACGTCGGTGGAGAAGCACCGGATCGAGCAGGTCCGGGTGCAGCCGCCGGTCGGCTGGGAGCCGCCCAGCGAGTACGTCCCGCAGGACCCGTCGTGA